The following coding sequences lie in one bacterium genomic window:
- a CDS encoding UDP-2,3-diacylglucosamine diphosphatase, producing MHLPPARTVDLKPPVYFVSDAHLGAEPEPVASQQLHRLKLLLSRVRAEHGALIINGDLFDFWYEWQTVIPKQYFEILRALKETTEAGIPVLLLPGNHDFRLHGFLEREIGLVTCDDALIVQIANQRIFVFHGDGLLRRDHGYRFLKKILRNPLAQRLFLWLHPDLGMWLARGTSRQSRNATKGNPSEDEDYLRFAQSVIEQGFQGVVLGHAHRPAQLEFRGGTYINLGDWIYHFTFARHDGNSLSLSKWDDATDGASA from the coding sequence ATGCACCTGCCGCCCGCTCGGACCGTTGACCTTAAGCCGCCGGTTTACTTTGTCTCGGATGCCCATCTCGGCGCCGAGCCTGAACCGGTCGCTTCACAGCAGCTTCACCGTTTGAAGCTTCTGCTAAGTCGTGTTCGGGCCGAACATGGCGCCCTGATCATCAACGGAGATCTCTTCGACTTCTGGTATGAATGGCAAACCGTCATACCTAAACAGTATTTCGAAATTCTGCGCGCCCTCAAGGAAACCACCGAAGCGGGGATTCCCGTCCTTCTGCTCCCGGGAAATCATGACTTCCGGCTGCACGGTTTTCTCGAACGCGAGATTGGCTTGGTCACGTGTGACGATGCCCTCATCGTGCAGATTGCCAATCAGCGCATCTTCGTATTTCACGGTGACGGGCTGCTCCGTCGTGATCACGGCTACCGATTCCTGAAGAAAATCTTGCGTAACCCCTTAGCTCAAAGACTCTTCCTCTGGCTGCATCCCGATCTCGGCATGTGGCTTGCGCGCGGTACTTCGCGGCAGAGCAGAAACGCCACGAAAGGTAACCCGTCCGAAGACGAAGATTACTTGCGTTTTGCCCAATCCGTGATTGAGCAGGGCTTTCAGGGCGTGGTGCTCGGCCACGCGCATCGGCCGGCACAGCTCGAATTTCGAGGCGGCACGTATATCAATCTTGGCGACTGGATTTATCACTTTACGTTCGCGCGCCATGACGGAAACAGTCTCTCGCTCTCGAAGTGGGACGATGCAACCGACGGAGCCTCAGCTTGA
- the fliD gene encoding flagellar filament capping protein FliD, whose amino-acid sequence MSQPATSVSGLVSGIDWDTTIKQLMQIERRRVDLYESRKSQNETKLNLWAQIQGKISALQGAAQNLDRRSEFVVKSASSSDSSVVTVQASSSAARGSHTVEVLALAKAHSIAAQGFNDKNSTGVGDSGGDFVIQVGDQSITIADTDLSSATTLEQLRNLINNSSDNNDLITASILDDGSGSGRYRLVLTSNQPGLNNRVSVTTNPTSLDFANNAIDQVETAAGWSGTSVISSGGIYTGSVNKTFVFTVASGGTVGVDTIQIDWTDSAGNSGSFNVAPADLGNPIAVAEGLELTFQTGSLTSGETFSNEVFSPTLTQAQNSNVRVDGIYITQSSNTLENLFEGVTLNLLSASVGKLVTISIDNDKEAMKSKIRGFVDAYNAVMQDISTFSAFDEENETAAPLLGDGFLASIRRELSAVVAQQVGQLPSGQQLNRLADVGIMSSSRNLLTINEGKLSEALNDRFEEVVNLFSQSFEAGSNRIGLVTTNENSRGGTYSLVVNYGADGMPLSATINGQAATIDGLLIRGANGSSAEGIVLSFTPAGSGAGTIDTTFRLGKGITEVVATAASRINSEESGAVYYAIDNLEKQNQNLDRQIASWEKRLETIESSLRRQYSALEALLSKMRNQSNYLAGVLG is encoded by the coding sequence ATGTCACAGCCAGCCACGTCGGTTTCCGGGTTGGTCTCCGGTATCGATTGGGATACCACGATCAAACAACTCATGCAGATCGAGAGGAGAAGAGTCGACCTCTACGAATCGCGCAAGAGTCAAAACGAAACAAAGCTCAATCTGTGGGCTCAGATCCAGGGCAAGATCTCGGCGTTGCAAGGCGCCGCGCAGAATCTTGATCGACGATCCGAATTTGTGGTCAAATCGGCTTCCTCCTCCGATTCGTCCGTTGTAACAGTGCAGGCATCGTCAAGCGCGGCTCGCGGATCGCACACCGTGGAAGTGCTTGCCCTCGCCAAAGCTCACAGTATTGCCGCTCAAGGCTTTAACGACAAGAACAGCACCGGCGTCGGTGATAGTGGTGGAGACTTCGTCATTCAGGTTGGCGACCAATCCATTACAATCGCTGACACCGATCTCTCTTCTGCAACGACCCTTGAGCAGCTCCGAAATCTCATCAACAATTCGAGCGACAACAACGATTTGATTACCGCCTCAATTCTCGATGATGGTTCCGGAAGCGGAAGGTATCGGCTCGTGTTGACATCCAATCAGCCCGGCCTGAATAATCGCGTTTCAGTCACTACCAACCCCACATCTCTGGATTTTGCTAACAACGCGATTGACCAAGTCGAAACCGCGGCAGGGTGGAGTGGAACCTCTGTGATCTCTTCCGGCGGTATTTATACAGGTTCCGTGAACAAAACCTTCGTCTTCACGGTCGCTTCCGGCGGTACGGTCGGAGTGGATACTATTCAAATTGATTGGACCGATAGTGCTGGCAACAGCGGATCGTTTAACGTTGCGCCTGCCGATCTGGGTAATCCCATTGCGGTGGCCGAAGGCCTCGAGCTTACTTTCCAAACCGGCTCCTTGACTTCCGGAGAGACCTTTTCAAACGAGGTCTTCTCGCCGACACTCACTCAGGCTCAAAACTCAAATGTGCGTGTCGACGGAATTTACATCACTCAATCCAGCAACACCCTGGAGAATCTATTTGAAGGAGTCACCCTGAATCTGCTCAGTGCGAGCGTCGGCAAACTGGTGACGATCTCGATTGATAATGACAAAGAGGCGATGAAGTCGAAGATTCGCGGCTTCGTCGATGCCTATAACGCGGTGATGCAGGACATATCGACCTTCTCTGCGTTTGATGAAGAGAACGAAACGGCTGCACCTCTGCTGGGAGACGGTTTCCTTGCGTCGATCCGACGGGAGTTGTCTGCAGTAGTTGCCCAGCAAGTCGGACAACTGCCTTCCGGGCAGCAGCTTAACCGACTTGCTGACGTCGGTATCATGTCATCCTCCCGCAACCTGCTTACGATTAACGAGGGAAAGCTGTCCGAGGCCTTGAACGATAGATTCGAAGAGGTCGTGAACCTGTTTAGCCAGTCTTTTGAGGCAGGCAGCAACCGGATTGGGCTTGTGACGACAAATGAGAATAGTCGAGGCGGGACCTATTCTCTGGTCGTGAACTATGGTGCTGACGGTATGCCCCTCTCCGCGACCATCAATGGGCAAGCCGCAACAATCGATGGCTTGCTGATCCGCGGTGCAAACGGCTCTTCAGCTGAGGGGATAGTCCTCAGCTTCACTCCTGCGGGTTCGGGAGCGGGCACGATCGATACGACTTTCCGACTGGGTAAAGGGATCACCGAAGTGGTCGCAACAGCAGCCTCGCGAATCAATAGCGAAGAGTCAGGTGCCGTCTACTATGCGATCGACAATCTCGAAAAACAGAATCAGAATCTTGACCGCCAGATCGCCTCATGGGAAAAACGACTCGAGACCATTGAATCATCACTTCGACGTCAATACTCTGCCCTTGAAGCCTTGCTATCTAAAATGCGAAACCAAAGCAACTACCTCGCTGGAGTTTTAGGATAA
- a CDS encoding phosphatase PAP2 family protein, which produces MTGQLSWFEQWDRGVFDMVNKTFTSSFFDAIMPIFSDQKIWLIPLGLLWLFFIIRTSRRGRIIALCCFLVVALTDQISSSVIKPAVQRIRPCNVIPQTHYYDDGNERWIYTDKFALTTYKPSFSFPSSHAANMAGQAVYWSYFYPQFSPVLFASALAVGYSRVYLGHHYPSDVAAGYLVGILFALLIAWPLRVWVLPDE; this is translated from the coding sequence GTGACGGGCCAACTCTCGTGGTTTGAACAATGGGATCGCGGCGTTTTCGATATGGTGAACAAGACGTTCACCAGCTCCTTCTTTGACGCGATCATGCCGATTTTCTCTGACCAGAAAATCTGGTTGATTCCTCTTGGATTGCTCTGGCTGTTCTTCATCATTCGCACCTCGCGGCGCGGCCGCATCATTGCGCTCTGCTGCTTCCTTGTCGTCGCCCTGACCGATCAGATTTCCTCGAGCGTCATCAAGCCCGCTGTGCAGCGCATCAGGCCCTGCAATGTGATTCCGCAGACCCACTACTATGACGACGGCAATGAACGCTGGATCTACACAGACAAATTCGCTCTCACGACCTACAAACCGTCGTTCAGCTTCCCGTCCAGCCATGCAGCCAATATGGCCGGTCAGGCTGTCTACTGGAGCTACTTCTATCCCCAGTTTAGTCCTGTCCTGTTCGCGTCCGCCTTGGCAGTCGGTTACAGCAGAGTGTATCTCGGACACCACTACCCGTCGGATGTGGCTGCGGGATATCTCGTGGGAATTCTCTTCGCACTTCTGATTGCCTGGCCCCTGCGGGTCTGGGTTCTACCGGACGAATAG
- a CDS encoding response regulator translates to METLKKKVLVVDDDEVIRDLLINFLKFSGYEGMGAPDGQKALDLVLADTPDLIITDIHMPLMNGFQLLRAVKRLNPDLPVIFITGFAHFRRFFSDKTARADGFLEKPFSLESIDGLAKKFL, encoded by the coding sequence ATGGAAACACTGAAAAAGAAAGTTCTTGTCGTAGATGACGACGAAGTGATTCGCGATCTGCTGATCAACTTTCTGAAGTTCTCGGGTTATGAAGGGATGGGTGCGCCCGATGGTCAAAAGGCGCTTGACCTCGTGCTTGCTGATACGCCGGATCTGATCATTACGGACATTCACATGCCGCTGATGAACGGATTCCAATTGCTGCGTGCGGTCAAACGGCTGAATCCTGACCTGCCCGTAATCTTCATCACGGGATTCGCGCACTTCCGCCGCTTCTTCTCAGACAAGACGGCGCGTGCCGACGGATTCCTTGAGAAACCCTTCTCGCTCGAGTCCATCGACGGACTGGCGAAAAAGTTCTTGTAA
- a CDS encoding flagellar protein FliS, producing the protein MKVAPSFTTYRSMDAACSTPQLVLLLCDGAIRYTREAAEHMHANRWSEKGQAIESALECLGELRKCLNLADESDFVRQLDNTYSFLSTKLSIGNASRDISQLHQVAEALTQVRSGWSELFDRLRMEGRLPSGDFAPVGSVQLGTTVANHSAITL; encoded by the coding sequence ATGAAAGTCGCTCCGAGTTTCACTACATATCGGTCTATGGATGCCGCCTGCAGCACTCCACAACTCGTCTTATTGCTCTGCGATGGCGCGATCCGTTATACTCGCGAAGCTGCAGAGCACATGCATGCAAATCGCTGGTCGGAAAAAGGACAGGCCATCGAGTCTGCCCTTGAGTGCCTGGGCGAATTGCGCAAATGCCTGAATCTCGCGGACGAATCAGACTTCGTGCGACAACTGGACAACACGTACAGCTTCCTGTCCACTAAGCTCTCTATCGGCAACGCCAGCCGGGACATCTCGCAGCTCCACCAGGTCGCCGAGGCCCTGACCCAAGTTCGTTCCGGCTGGTCGGAGCTTTTTGACCGGCTTCGGATGGAAGGCAGGTTGCCCTCCGGCGACTTCGCACCCGTCGGTTCTGTGCAGCTTGGCACAACGGTTGCTAATCACTCTGCTATAACACTTTAA
- a CDS encoding PBP1A family penicillin-binding protein produces MNPPSMIWKVMAIVLSVCLALAIVAWSTFSYLKKGLPSVEQLENINPALATKILDRNGVLLKELYTQRRSYAPLRNMPPAVIQAFLATEDHKFYEHWGMRPVSLFVALARSAVTLDLTPRGASTITQQLAKNLYFSPQRRITRKLRELMTAIEIERYYSKDEILEMYLTQTYFGAGAYGVGAAAATYFSKNVSELDVNEAAVLAAIPKSPTRYNPLQYPQNNIVRRNLVFDRMAAVGYITKAERDSLVDTPLPLRPSLDQTQIGIAPYFTENVRQELNQLGRRHGFDPYQDGLTVYTTLDARLQNCAETAVAKVLPELQEKVNAIYQVSGLKLRLKEMYPDSTTGAIRKLAGDKALADSIAAAEMPVEIAFVALDPNTGQILAMIGGHDFEVTKFNRATQAIRQPGSCFKPFVYASAIDKGLPISTKVSNEELVITLYNGDLWAPRNFSNDYGGMVDLRQALAKSLNVVSVRLIREYTTPQDVAQLAHQMGITTKLDPYDALALGSSGVIPIDIVAAYQCFYTLGVWSKPIGVTGLDDKFGQTIDQFRTERKVVLSEETAFLVQSLMRSVSDYGTAASLRSKYNFRVPTAGKTGTTNDNTDAWFIGFTPHLLAGVWVGLDDPAKSLGRGQEGGKAALPIWAEFMLAAYKVMDYPDADFKTTKNVITAEICTETGELASSGCTDVRIEYFARKAELPPPCSLHGSFRTPRGRKPSLFD; encoded by the coding sequence TTGAATCCGCCCAGCATGATTTGGAAAGTCATGGCCATCGTGCTGTCAGTCTGCTTGGCTCTCGCAATCGTGGCTTGGTCAACTTTTAGTTACTTGAAAAAGGGACTGCCCTCGGTAGAACAGCTGGAGAACATCAATCCTGCTCTGGCCACAAAGATTCTGGATCGCAATGGTGTGCTTCTCAAGGAACTCTATACGCAGCGTCGCAGCTACGCTCCGCTCCGGAATATGCCGCCTGCAGTGATACAAGCCTTCTTGGCTACGGAAGATCACAAGTTCTACGAGCATTGGGGAATGCGGCCCGTCTCGCTGTTTGTGGCACTGGCCAGAAGTGCGGTTACGCTCGACCTGACGCCGCGCGGTGCTTCCACAATCACGCAGCAGCTTGCCAAGAATCTCTATTTCAGTCCGCAACGGAGAATCACCCGTAAACTGCGCGAACTGATGACGGCCATCGAAATCGAGCGCTACTATTCGAAGGATGAAATCCTCGAAATGTATCTGACGCAAACGTATTTCGGTGCAGGTGCGTACGGAGTCGGAGCTGCGGCGGCCACATATTTCTCCAAGAACGTTTCGGAACTTGATGTCAACGAGGCGGCTGTGCTGGCGGCGATTCCCAAATCCCCGACTCGCTACAACCCCCTGCAATACCCGCAGAACAACATCGTGCGCAGGAATCTGGTCTTTGACCGGATGGCGGCGGTCGGGTACATTACGAAGGCCGAACGCGACAGTTTGGTGGATACTCCGCTGCCGCTGCGTCCGTCGCTGGATCAAACGCAGATCGGTATCGCCCCGTATTTCACGGAAAACGTCCGACAGGAACTGAACCAGCTCGGCAGACGCCACGGCTTCGACCCGTATCAGGACGGCCTGACGGTCTATACGACGCTTGATGCGCGGCTGCAGAACTGCGCGGAAACGGCAGTCGCAAAAGTGCTGCCGGAGCTGCAGGAGAAAGTCAACGCGATCTATCAGGTGTCTGGTCTGAAACTGCGCTTGAAGGAAATGTATCCTGACTCGACCACGGGGGCAATCCGGAAACTCGCCGGTGACAAAGCACTCGCGGACTCCATCGCGGCCGCCGAAATGCCTGTGGAGATTGCGTTCGTCGCGCTTGATCCGAATACGGGGCAGATTCTGGCCATGATCGGCGGACACGACTTCGAAGTGACCAAGTTCAACCGAGCCACGCAGGCCATTCGCCAGCCCGGGTCGTGTTTCAAGCCGTTTGTTTACGCTTCCGCGATTGACAAGGGTCTGCCGATCTCGACCAAGGTGTCCAACGAGGAGCTCGTCATTACACTCTACAATGGCGATCTGTGGGCTCCGCGCAACTTCTCCAATGACTACGGCGGAATGGTTGACCTTAGACAGGCACTTGCAAAGTCGCTGAACGTTGTCAGCGTGAGGCTGATTCGTGAATACACGACTCCGCAGGATGTCGCACAGCTTGCGCATCAAATGGGAATTACAACGAAGCTCGATCCGTATGACGCGCTGGCCCTGGGTTCTTCCGGTGTGATTCCGATCGACATTGTCGCAGCCTATCAGTGTTTCTACACACTCGGTGTGTGGTCCAAGCCGATAGGTGTGACGGGACTTGATGACAAGTTCGGGCAAACAATTGATCAGTTCCGCACCGAGCGCAAAGTCGTCTTGTCGGAGGAAACCGCTTTTCTCGTGCAAAGTCTGATGCGCTCGGTGAGCGATTATGGAACCGCGGCGTCGCTGCGTTCCAAGTACAATTTCCGTGTTCCGACGGCGGGGAAGACCGGCACGACGAATGACAACACGGATGCCTGGTTTATCGGATTCACTCCGCATTTATTGGCCGGAGTCTGGGTGGGGCTGGATGATCCCGCGAAGTCGCTCGGTCGCGGACAAGAAGGCGGCAAGGCAGCGCTGCCGATTTGGGCGGAGTTCATGCTCGCCGCTTACAAAGTGATGGATTATCCGGACGCTGATTTCAAGACGACGAAAAACGTCATTACTGCCGAAATCTGCACCGAGACCGGCGAGCTTGCCAGTTCGGGCTGTACAGACGTCCGTATTGAATACTTTGCCAGAAAAGCGGAGTTGCCTCCGCCCTGCAGTCTGCACGGCAGTTTTCGAACACCGCGCGGCCGCAAACCTTCCCTATTTGATTAG
- a CDS encoding response regulator yields MKNFISAPRVLIIDDDPDISSVIAAALEAVGCRVTTETNALRAEDTCVQCQPDLILVDMMMPGRTGLELIGPLHERRPQAIICLTTGMGDPAIFNRSLKSGAWNVLCKPYSLSDLAELVELSVRLSAALREETLAGAVTSEFSLEFPGDHLLDPADLARLIAVAASANLDLDLAYRKLPLIASELLDNAQKHGAGGKPDARYGAHLHVGKHSVELLVWDSGCGFDGAARIRELSSTAPKGKLSGLQLATSLVDEIRFEKTRSAVTVCWKLPADHVEAQKS; encoded by the coding sequence TTGAAGAACTTTATTTCTGCTCCGCGCGTCCTAATCATCGATGATGACCCGGACATCTCGAGCGTCATTGCGGCCGCTCTTGAGGCTGTTGGATGCCGTGTGACGACGGAGACTAATGCCTTGCGCGCGGAAGACACCTGTGTGCAGTGTCAGCCTGACCTTATTCTCGTTGACATGATGATGCCGGGTCGTACCGGTCTGGAACTTATCGGGCCTCTGCATGAGCGGCGACCGCAAGCAATTATCTGCCTGACGACTGGCATGGGCGATCCGGCGATCTTCAATCGTTCCTTGAAGTCCGGAGCGTGGAACGTGCTCTGCAAACCGTACTCGCTGTCTGATCTGGCAGAGTTAGTCGAGCTAAGCGTCCGCCTCTCAGCAGCTCTTCGCGAGGAGACTCTGGCTGGTGCGGTGACCAGCGAATTCTCTCTCGAATTCCCAGGTGACCACCTGCTCGACCCGGCGGACTTGGCCCGACTGATTGCCGTGGCGGCCTCTGCAAACTTGGACTTGGACTTAGCCTATCGCAAGCTGCCGCTCATTGCGTCTGAGCTGCTGGACAATGCTCAGAAGCATGGCGCGGGCGGCAAGCCCGATGCTCGCTACGGAGCGCACCTTCACGTCGGAAAACATTCTGTGGAGTTACTCGTCTGGGACTCCGGCTGCGGCTTCGACGGTGCCGCCAGAATTCGTGAACTCAGCAGCACCGCGCCGAAGGGCAAGCTCAGCGGGTTGCAGTTGGCGACTTCGCTCGTAGACGAGATTCGGTTCGAGAAAACTCGCAGTGCCGTTACGGTCTGCTGGAAACTCCCGGCCGACCACGTAGAGGCCCAAAAATCATGA
- a CDS encoding response regulator has translation MAEREVLIVDDDALAREALAEVLQEHGYSVFLAGDGQQALDLLAAHPAIQVLLTDVKLPGMDGIELLARVRLAHLQTHVILVTAIANRSLALRALRHGATDFLTKPVDAPALMRVVERSFYRTRLDQLAAAGQQALARPTSASIFCDEAGKVLEVSPDAAALLATDAARLVDHHLWEVVGHGELQELFFSNEKLSLVVEHRDRKLLVQRLMGNRIPGALILITEITGLKRLQRDLNSLRQDIEARVAERTRFLSEEIEFNERVLDTANVLIAYVNPDGKLERWNKFAVELTGMPVEDADLWLSNVIRDGSSPLSEVFDPHRNSEVAGRVITFDSPDGSMRLLTWSARRFREGPGRWGRLIVGMDITEQKQLESTLQHYNSYLEDMVRQRSRELKTKNAQLIHTARLASLGEMVGSIAHEMKQPLNVIAITADLIKLLRKNGKLTDDALENNLDKIRGTVERMANTINHLRGFTHIDAATFKPLTAEQAVNGALVLVGEQIRQDDIEIESDVSGGLTQFRGDLNQIEQVLVNLLINARDAIREAAQNGELAPERRKIRVSAVDADDPKWICIEILDYGIGMPPEVVKHVFEPFYTTKDAAQGTGLGLSICLNIVRAHGGDIEVESTPGAGSCFRIYLPLDVEAEIAQDG, from the coding sequence ATGGCTGAACGGGAAGTCCTGATTGTTGACGATGATGCTCTTGCGCGCGAGGCTCTTGCCGAAGTGTTGCAGGAGCACGGCTACTCCGTATTTCTCGCCGGTGACGGCCAACAGGCCCTCGATCTGCTTGCCGCGCACCCCGCAATTCAGGTCTTGCTCACCGACGTCAAGCTGCCCGGGATGGATGGCATCGAGTTGTTGGCCCGCGTGCGATTAGCTCACCTCCAGACTCATGTTATCCTCGTCACAGCAATCGCAAACCGCAGTCTCGCTCTGCGCGCTCTCAGACACGGAGCCACGGATTTCCTGACCAAGCCGGTGGATGCGCCGGCCCTGATGCGCGTCGTCGAACGTTCTTTCTATCGTACTCGGCTCGACCAGCTCGCCGCCGCAGGTCAACAGGCGCTCGCGCGGCCGACCTCCGCAAGCATCTTTTGTGATGAGGCAGGCAAGGTCCTCGAGGTATCGCCGGACGCCGCCGCGCTGCTGGCGACCGATGCCGCAAGGCTCGTGGATCATCATCTGTGGGAGGTCGTCGGACATGGGGAACTTCAGGAGCTGTTCTTCTCCAATGAGAAACTTAGCCTCGTCGTCGAGCATCGTGACAGGAAGCTGCTCGTTCAGAGATTGATGGGGAACCGTATCCCCGGTGCTCTAATCCTGATAACTGAGATTACCGGTTTGAAGCGTCTTCAGAGAGACTTGAACTCTCTCAGGCAGGATATCGAAGCCAGAGTCGCGGAACGTACCCGCTTTCTCTCTGAAGAAATCGAATTCAACGAGCGCGTTCTCGATACCGCCAACGTGCTCATCGCCTACGTGAATCCCGATGGCAAACTGGAACGCTGGAACAAGTTCGCCGTCGAGTTAACCGGCATGCCCGTCGAAGATGCCGATTTGTGGTTGTCCAATGTCATCAGAGACGGCTCCTCTCCGCTCTCGGAGGTCTTCGACCCGCACCGCAATAGTGAGGTCGCGGGACGTGTCATAACTTTCGATAGTCCCGACGGTTCGATGCGCCTGTTGACGTGGAGCGCGCGCCGCTTTCGTGAAGGCCCGGGGCGCTGGGGAAGGCTGATTGTCGGAATGGATATTACCGAACAGAAACAGCTTGAGTCGACACTGCAGCATTACAACTCTTATCTCGAAGACATGGTTCGACAGCGTTCACGTGAACTGAAAACCAAGAATGCGCAGTTGATTCACACCGCAAGGCTCGCGTCACTGGGCGAAATGGTCGGCTCAATCGCACATGAGATGAAGCAGCCGCTCAATGTGATTGCGATTACCGCCGACTTGATCAAACTCCTGCGCAAAAACGGCAAGCTGACCGATGATGCACTCGAAAACAATCTGGACAAGATTCGCGGCACCGTTGAGCGCATGGCCAATACCATAAATCACCTGCGCGGCTTCACCCATATCGATGCCGCGACCTTCAAGCCGTTGACTGCGGAACAGGCTGTGAACGGTGCACTCGTGCTTGTAGGCGAACAGATCCGGCAGGATGATATCGAGATCGAATCTGATGTGTCCGGCGGTCTCACCCAGTTTAGGGGCGATCTGAACCAGATTGAGCAGGTCCTCGTCAATTTGCTGATAAATGCTCGCGACGCCATTCGCGAAGCTGCTCAAAATGGTGAGCTTGCACCTGAACGTCGCAAGATACGAGTCAGTGCAGTAGATGCTGATGATCCCAAGTGGATCTGCATCGAAATTCTCGACTACGGGATCGGCATGCCGCCCGAAGTCGTCAAGCATGTCTTTGAACCGTTCTACACGACCAAAGATGCGGCGCAGGGCACCGGTCTTGGTTTATCCATTTGTCTGAACATCGTCCGCGCGCATGGCGGCGATATTGAAGTGGAATCCACTCCCGGCGCAGGGAGCTGTTTTCGGATCTACCTGCCTCTCGACGTGGAAGCTGAAATTGCTCAGGATGGCTAA
- a CDS encoding PAS domain S-box protein has product MKRIPLRIPNLQSTGALPHVLIVTPDDDARDLLSRQLEAVDSIQIVCAKTAPEAIKYLSERSPAVLLCDVSLPDLDGFQISRLLKLPFRPGTELTPVVLFSGSYRDVLAEHVARKAGAFAFLKLPGDARLVARTIELALHRLLASPADCQLLTHKGIVQVACSDDSLAHLIVSSAEQDGWRTQRGMSLPEIAKSWSEVEPQVVLFELPRNGKTEIPVSLLSELEEPPALIALLRRTESDGLLELMMQGVDDFLVLPAQPPQIVTAIRDARLKFNFRSMHGQFEQQFEKLREIGDYLDLVITNSHEAIFTCDTEGRVRLWNKGAERVYGFTADEIIGMNIDEYLDPPGFTRKSPHVVRLLEQRGSMTDPEVERMRKSGEIFPVTATYTLLRDAHGKVLGFSVIERDVTPIKALENEKIKSARLRAITQTAVTANDHINTPLGIILGYAQFLEMKLANVDQQDRAALEVIQQQVHKIKGIMNKLKLISDPIVKNYSIEGVTMLDLTKSQLTNEATI; this is encoded by the coding sequence ATGAAAAGAATCCCGTTGCGCATCCCGAATCTCCAGTCGACGGGCGCGTTGCCTCACGTGCTGATTGTCACACCGGACGACGATGCTCGCGATCTCCTCTCCAGACAACTGGAGGCTGTGGACTCAATTCAAATTGTTTGTGCGAAGACTGCACCGGAGGCGATCAAGTATCTTAGCGAGCGTAGTCCTGCCGTTCTGCTCTGTGATGTCTCTTTGCCTGACCTGGATGGCTTTCAAATCTCGAGATTACTGAAACTGCCTTTCAGGCCGGGGACGGAGCTGACCCCCGTCGTGCTGTTCTCCGGGTCATATCGCGATGTGCTGGCTGAGCACGTTGCGCGGAAAGCCGGAGCATTTGCCTTTCTTAAATTGCCCGGTGACGCGCGGCTCGTTGCTCGAACCATTGAGCTCGCACTGCACAGGCTGTTGGCCAGCCCTGCGGACTGCCAACTTCTGACACATAAAGGGATCGTCCAAGTCGCCTGCTCTGACGATTCGCTCGCGCATCTGATTGTCTCCTCGGCGGAACAGGATGGCTGGCGGACCCAGCGCGGAATGTCCCTCCCGGAAATCGCGAAGTCGTGGAGTGAAGTCGAACCGCAGGTCGTCTTGTTTGAATTGCCGCGCAACGGCAAAACAGAAATTCCCGTGAGTCTGCTTAGTGAGCTTGAAGAACCGCCCGCTTTGATTGCTTTGCTCCGCCGAACTGAGTCGGACGGTTTGCTCGAATTGATGATGCAGGGAGTTGACGATTTTCTGGTCCTGCCTGCCCAGCCACCGCAAATCGTGACGGCGATTCGCGATGCAAGGTTGAAGTTCAACTTCCGAAGCATGCACGGACAGTTTGAGCAGCAATTCGAGAAACTTCGGGAAATCGGCGACTATCTGGATCTCGTGATTACTAATTCACATGAAGCAATCTTCACGTGTGACACGGAGGGCCGCGTTCGCCTGTGGAACAAGGGCGCTGAACGCGTCTACGGATTCACCGCCGATGAAATCATCGGAATGAATATCGATGAGTATCTGGATCCTCCGGGCTTCACCCGCAAGTCGCCGCATGTGGTTAGATTGCTCGAGCAGCGCGGCTCAATGACGGATCCGGAAGTCGAAAGAATGCGAAAGTCCGGCGAAATTTTCCCTGTGACTGCGACCTATACGCTGCTCCGGGACGCGCACGGCAAAGTGCTCGGATTCTCCGTCATCGAGCGCGACGTTACACCGATCAAAGCCCTGGAAAACGAAAAGATCAAATCCGCTCGCCTGCGGGCCATTACCCAAACGGCTGTCACAGCCAATGATCACATCAATACGCCCTTGGGAATCATCCTCGGCTATGCGCAGTTCCTTGAAATGAAACTCGCAAATGTGGATCAGCAGGATCGCGCCGCACTCGAAGTGATCCAGCAGCAAGTCCATAAGATCAAGGGCATCATGAACAAACTGAAACTGATCTCTGACCCCATCGTGAAGAATTATTCCATCGAAGGTGTCACGATGCTCGACTTGACAAAATCGCAACTCACCAATGAAGCGACAATTTAA